In Prunus dulcis chromosome 2, ALMONDv2, whole genome shotgun sequence, a single genomic region encodes these proteins:
- the LOC117618217 gene encoding receptor-like protein 6: MGIHLSIHMLSKLLVLLLFHLVVANFVDTLQQLSCHAEESSALLQFKESFIIDKSASRYDGAYPKVSSWKPAGGGNISCCSWDGVECDEMTGHVIGLDLNSSYLYGFFDSNSSLFSLVHLRRLRLSDNNFTYSQIPSSIRNFPSLTHLDLSFSVFSGQVPSEISHLSKLTYLNLSGNFEGPSYDHYGLLKLQPSDMRSLVQNLTNLETLSLSFINISSIIPVSLTNLSFLTSLTLMKCDLFGEFPVRIFSLQNLKVLSVRYNQDLTGYFPEFNQSSPLVVLKVAFTRFFGQIPSSFEKLNSLQELDVAQCNFSEGLVPSALGNLRQLTYLDISANRFGGPIPDSLANLTQLTVFRVSTSSLTGPIPSWLGNFSELVYLDFAFNQLSGSIPASFSNLINLEILYLHANNLSGVVDFQMFEKQQNLYQLQLSWNNFEFVAESNIMNATVRQFTVLGLSSCNLKEVPYFLRNQTMMERLDMGGNQIHGELPNWMWNIGKETLVFLDISGNLISGEFPAVFPWVNLICLRLSVNNFHGRLPIPPPSLEEYGADSNNFTGEISPLLCNMSSLRFLDVSKNNLSGMLPQCLGNFSDGLILLLLGSNSFQGIMPQSYNNGSNLQMIDVSHNQLEGQLPRSLANCVKLEYLVLSNNQFSDVFPIWLGTLPELKLLAMRHNRFNGVIGQSRTNVDFPKLRILDLSYNNFTGEIPPLFPDITVNKSTYMYTRVAYDFNGFYVGRSVDYSITLAIKGLDLYYSKVREGFAAIDISNNKFEGKIPEFIGNLKELRSLNISSNILTGSIPSSLGNLRNLESLDLSQNKLSGQIPQQLTRLTFLGNFDVSYNNLTGPIPQGTQLTSLNSTSYEGNPGLCGDPLPKCGNQEAPQPPPSTEEDSDSGSTRMLEFDLKFCLAGIGSGFVVGVVLADVAITRRQELFLKIVGMVRLKIWKR; this comes from the coding sequence atggGGATTCACCTGTCGATTCACATGCTCTCGAAACTACTAGTTCTGTTGTTGTTTCATCTTGTGGTTGCAAACTTTGTAGACACTTTGCAGCAGTTATCTTGCCATGCCGAGGAGAGCTCTGCCCTGCTGCAGTTCAAGGAGAGCTTTATTATTGACAAATCTGCTTCACGTTATGACGGTGCTTATCCAAAGGTTTCATCATGGAAACCAGCTGGAGGAGGAAATATCAGTTGCTGCTCGTGGGATGGCGTGGAGTGTGACGAGATGACGGGTCATGTTATTGGCCTTGATCTCAACAGCAGTTATCTCTATGGCTTTTTTGACTCCAATAGTAGCCTGTTCAGCTTGGTGCATCTTCGAAGGTTAAGACTCTCTGACAATAACTTCACTTACTCTCAAATTCCATCTAGCATAAGAAACTTTCCAAGCCTCACTCATCTTgacctctctttctctgtcttttCTGGTCAAGTCCCATCTGAAATCTCACACTTGTCCAAGTTGACATACCTTAATCTGTCTGGCAATTTTGAAGGACCTTCTTATGATCATTACGGATTGTTGAAACTTCAACCATCCGATATGAGAAGTCTGGTTCAAAATTTAACTAATCTAgaaactctctctcttagTTTCATTAACATATCTTCGATCATACCTGTTTCCTTGacaaatttatcatttttgACATCCCTTACCCTCATGAAATGTGATCTGTTTGGCGAATTCCCAGTGAGAATTTTCAGTCTACAGAACTTAAAAGTTCTTAGTGTGAGATACAACCAAGATCTCACTGGATATTTTCCTGAATTTAATCAAAGTAGTCCTCTCGTGGTACTGAAAGTTGCGTTTACTAGGTTTTTCGGACAAATACCTTCCTCGTTTGAAAAGCTTAATTCATTGCAAGAGTTGGATGTAGCTCAATGCAATTTTTCAGAAGGGTTGGTTCCATCTGCACTTGGTAATCTCAGACAACTCACTTATCTAGACATTTCAGCGAACAGATTTGGAGGTCCAATTCCTGATTCTTTGGCAAACCTTACCCAATTGACCGTGTTTCGAGTTAGTACGAGTTCTTTAACTGGTCCAATTCCATCTTGGCTAGGTAACTTTAGCGAACTAGTTTACCTAGATTTTGCTTTTAATCAGTTGAGTGGTTCAATTCCAGCCTCATTTTCCAATCTCATCAATCTCGAGATCCTTTATCTACATGCAAATAACCTGAGTGGTGTAGTGGATTTTCAAATGTTTGAGAAGCAACAAAATCTGTACCAACTCCAGTTGAGTTGgaacaattttgaatttgttgcTGAATCCAATATTATGAATGCAACTGTTCGACAGTTCACCGTTCTGGGTTTGAGTTCATGCAATTTAAAAGAGGTCCCATATTTCCTAAGAAATCAAACAATGATGGAGCGGTTGGATATGGGAGGAAACCAAATCCATGGCGAGCTACCAAACTGGATGTGGAACATAGGCAAGGAAACTCTGGTATTCCTGGACATTTCTGGAAACTTAATTTCAGGAGAATTTCCAGCTGTCTTTCCCTGGGTTAACCTAATATGCTTGAGGCTTTCGGTCAACAATTTTCATGGACGATTACCGATCCCTCCACCATCCCTGGAAGAATATGGAGCTGACAGCAACAATTTTACTGGAGAAATTTCACCATTGCTTTGCAATATGAGTTCTCTTCGGTTCCTTGACGTGTCAAAAAATAACTTGAGTGGCATGCTTCCTCAGTGTCTCGGAAACTTTAGTGATGGTCTAATCCTTTTACTTCTTGGAAGCAACTCTTTTCAGGGCATAATGCCTCAATCATACAACAACGGAAGCAATTTGCAGATGATTGATGTTAGTCATAACCAATTGGAGGGGCAATTACCGAGGTCATTGGCGAATTGTGTGAAACTTGAGTATCTGGTTCTGTCAAACAATCAATTCAGTGATGTTTTCCCCATTTGGTTGGGGACTCTCCCAGAGTTAAAACTTTTGGCAATGCGCCATAATCGCTTCAACGGTGTAATAGGACAGTCTAGAACAAATGTTGACTTCCCCAAGTTACGCATTCTTGATTTGTCTTACAACAATTTCACAGGTGAGATTCCACCTTTGTTTCCAGATATTACTGTAAACAAGTCAACATACATGTATACACGAGTAGCCTATGACTTCAATGGTTTTTATGTTGGGCGGAGTGTTGATTACTCAATCACATTAGCAATTAAAGGTTTGGATTTGTACTATTCAAAGGTTCGAGAAGGGTTTGCAGCCATTGATATCTcaaacaacaaatttgaaGGTAAAATTCCAGAATTCATCGGGAACCTTAAGGAGCTTCGCTCACTCAATATTTCCAGCAACATTCTCACTGGTTCTATTCCATCATCCTTGGGGAACTTAAGGAATCTTGAATCGTTGGACCTTTCACAGAACAAGCTGTCAGGACAGATCCCCCAACAACTGACGAGGCTTACATTCCTTGGGAACTTTGATGTGTCTTACAACAATCTCACAGGTCCTATACCGCAAGGTACCCAACTTACTTCATTGAATAGCACTTCATATGAGGGAAACCCAGGATTGTGTGGAGATCCATTACCAAAATGCGGAAATCAAGAGGCCCCTCAACCGCCACCTTCAACTGAAGAAGACAGTGATTCAGGCTCAACTCGAATgcttgaatttgatttgaaattttgtttggcTGGAATTGGAAGTGGGTTTGTAGTGGGAGTGGTTCTTGCGGATGTCGCCATCACAAGAAGGCAGGAGTTGTTTCTTAAGATCGTTGGAATGGTTAGGCTAAAGATATGGAAAAGGTAG
- the LOC117618219 gene encoding uncharacterized protein LOC117618219, translated as MRPVIAVDATHLKCKYKGVLFVATAFDGNRNIYPVAFGIGDLETDAAWEWFLRKLHCAIGDCSNLVVISDRNVSIQHGLRRVFPGASHGICFYHLKGNMKASFHLKQRDPILGYFIRAAKSYRLAEFNRHFSMINNERVRTYLLRAGVQKWSRAHCDGRRYNVMTTNIVESINSVLRFARMLPVLHLIDEITNLLLTWFSERRDLAMKCHSTLCPDLGEQKLRKRLDAASRMNVVKINDVEYNVLDGDLNGLVHLANRSCTCRKFDLEQLPCKHAIAVCRHLNLNPYSFASSYYTRATWAAAYAESIYPVPPKGTWVIPEHLNNVKILPPVCKVMPGRRKMQRVPSKGEDSRQKKCSRCGVKGHYRNTCKQSVPLKN; from the coding sequence ATGCGGCCCGTGATTGCTGTTGATGCTACCCATTTGAAGTGCAAGTATAAaggtgttttgtttgttgcgaCCGCATTTGACGGAAATCGCAACATATATCCTGTTGCCTTTGGGATTGGAGATTTGGAGACGGATGCAGCATGGGAGtggtttttgagaaaattacaTTGTGCAATTGGTGATTGCTCGAATCTTGTTGTCATATCTGATCGCAATGTTAGCATACAACATGGGTTGCGTAGAGTTTTTCCTGGGGCAAGCCATGGTATTTGCTTTTATCACTTGAAGGGCAATATGAAAGCCTCATTTCACTTGAAGCAACGGGATCCGATATTGGGGTATTTTATAAGGGCAGCGAAGTCTTATCGTCTAGCGGAGTTCAATCGTCACTTCTCGATGATAAACAATGAGCGAGTGCGAACTTATCTACTACGTGCAGGCGTTCAGAAGTGGTCTCGGGCCCACTGTGATGGACGACGCTATAATGTGATGACAACGAATATTGTGGAGTCCATTAATTCAGTTCTTCGTTTTGCAAGGATGCTTCCGGTCCTACACTTGATCGATGAAATCACAAATTTACTTCTCACTTGGTTTAGTGAACGTCGAGATTTAGCAATGAAATGTCATTCTACATTGTGCCCTGATTTGGGTGAACAGAAGTTAAGGAAGAGGTTAGACGCTGCGTCAAGGATGAATGTGGTCAAAATCAATGATGTTGAGTATAATGTTCTGGATGGTGATTTGAACGGTCTGGTGCACTTGGCAAACCGTAGTTGTACGTGCAGGAAGTTTGACTTGGAGCAACTCCCGTGCAAGCATGCTATTGCGGTATGTCGGCACTTGAATTTGAACCCCTACTCCTTTGCCTCTTCTTATTATACACGAGCTACATGGGCAGCTGCATATGCTGAATCTATTTATCCTGTACCACCTAAAGGCACATGGGTTATTCCCGAACATTTGAACAATGTCAAAATCCTTCCTCCTGTTTGTAAGGTTATGCCGGGCCGTCGCAAAATGCAAAGAGTACCTTCCAAAGGAGAGGACTCCCGGCAAAAAAAATGCTCAAGGTGTGGTGTGAAGGGCCACTACCGAAATACATGCAAACAATCTGTCCCTCTCAAGAACTGA